Within the Desulforhopalus sp. genome, the region AAGATCTCATCTCCAAGAATATCCAGTTTGACATAGACCTGGATCTGGCCGCTGCCGTCGGCGACGGTGCAGAAAGCCGCCTTGCCGAATTTGCGCATCGCCATGACCCGGCCGGCGACGGAATACACAGCCCCGCCGGGTTCGGCCATCTGGGGCTCAAGGCCGGCCCCTTTGGGCAGGAGTTCAGCGGCGGTATTGGCCGGCTTGAAGCTGTTTATATATAAGCTGACACCAAGCTCTGCGAGGGAATCGGCTTTTTCTTTCCGTTGGACGAGGGTCTGATTTTCTTCACTCATGATGAACGCTCTTTATGTAAAAGGGGAGAATGCGGCAACTGATCAAAAATACGGTGGAAAACAACCGCTGGGGCAAGGGATGTGTATTCCCATTTATGTCGGGGTTAGGAATTACCGGGAAACCGCAAATCTGTCAATTTATTTCCCGAAAGGATATTGGTGGCCCTGTCATTCCTAGCTGTTTTATAAAGTGTTGAGCGATTTTTGACAACTCCTCGGATGGCACAATGACCTGCCGGCAATGAACGGTCGAGTCTTGTCATACCTTGTCAATCCAAGGAGGGATCTTCCTGCGGATATAAAGGTGAGTTGATCAGCTTGCCTACTCAAACGAAGCGTGTTCCCTTCCGGTAAAAGAATATAATATGCAGATATCAAACAAGATAATTGATGATGGGCATCTGTTGTAAATTAAGTGAGGCTGAATATTCAAAGTATAAATTAATTTATAAGCATTTTTTCTTTGCGCAATGAGCCAAGATATTTTACATGAATAGAAAGAGAAGGTGGAGGTTACTTAACACAGAACCAATAGAGAGATGCTTATGTCTATGAACAAGCGCAAACTTGAGGTCCTTAGTATCTTGATGAACAACTTGAAGGAAATCCAACCACAGTTGGTTCCTTCAAGTACCATCGCTGGCCAGCTCAATATGAATCTGCTGGAATTGCAGACCGTGTTGAAGAGCATGGAAGGAATGGGAGTGATTGAAACCGATCCCGATCTGCAGTATAATCTCATCACCAGGGAAGGCTTGCAGTGGTTTGAGCGACAGCGACCCCACGCATAAACACTTCCGCCGCATAACCTAATCGGCCGAATTTTTTAGAAAAAGCCGTTTCCTGCGCTCACTTTATGGTAGCGTGACAGCCGGGGTTCGCTTCAGCGATCCACGGCTGCGGCCGTTGTATCCTTTCTTAATTTTCGCCGATAAGTTCATAATGGAAAAGTCAAATCAACAAACATATGATCACTATATCAAAGCGTTGATGGATATAGGTCAGGCCATTACCTCTGACCTATTTCTGGAAGATCTCTTTAAGCTAATCGTTATGGTGACGGCAAAGGTCACCGGAGTGGAGATCTGTTCGTTATGGTTGATTGATGATAATGAAAATCCGCCATTGGTGAGATTAAAAGCTACCCAATCACTTGATCCCGTTTATATGAAAGATCGTGCGCTTAAGCTGCACGAAGGGGTGGTCGGCTATGTGCTTTCAACACAGCAGCCATTGTTGATAGGTAATGTCCTCGAAAACGAACGGTTTAAAGAGAAAGAGATGGCCCGTAAGCTTGGTCTTGTTTCGATGGTTGGCGTCCCTCTTCAGGGAAAGGAGGGCAAGGTGATCGGTGTTCTCAACTGTTTCACCAAAACACCGCATGAGTTTTCGGAGACCGATATCAATATGCTGACCGCTGTAGCCAGTCAGGCTGCGGTGGCAATTCATAACACCGAACTCATTATTAAAACCAGGGTTATTGAGCAGGAACTGAAGTCGCGAAAAATCATAGAAAAGGCCAAGGAGATCCTCATGCACCGCCGGAATTTGAATGGGGAAGAGGCCTATAGATGGATTCGCAAACGGAGCATGGATACCCGCAAATCGATGCTCGATATAGCTGAAGCCCTTGTGCTGTCGGATGAGCTTTAAGAGCTGCTGGGCGGTTTTCTAGTTGTGCTCTACCGGCGTGTTTTCCTCACTCCTTTATTTCTTTTTTCTTGACTTAAATATTAAGTAGCGCTAAAAAATTCACTAATAAATACCTGCGGACTACACAACGGGGTGTGGTTTTCAGATTTCAAGACAAAGGCGTCTGTTTCCTCTTCATGGGGCAGATGCTTTTTTTTTGCTTATGGGTAGGCCTGAGCGGATTAAGCACTGTCCAAAGACAACTCTTCTGGAATTATGGAGGTTATTCATGCGTTTTGACAAGATTAACGACGTTTTAGGAACTGCCAACCGAGGGAATGCTGCCGAATCAGGACTTTGTACCTTGTGCCGTGCCGATTGTGCCGGCAAATGTGAGACTTGGAAATCCAGTCTGGTGGGAAGAAAACTCCTTTATCCCCGCGATTTTGGCATGGTAACAGCGGGTGCCAATAACACCACCCACATCGGTATTTCCTACAATTCCTTACGCATCCAGGGCTATGCCTATGGTTCAATTGGTCTTGGCGAGGGTCTTACCCATAATCCCGACGATTGTATCTTTCCCAATGTTGATCTCACCACCGAGTTCGGCGGCAAAATCAAGACCAAGTCCCGTCTGCCTCTGATGACCGGCGCCTTGGGCTCGACCTTTATCGCTGCCAAATACTGGGATTCCTTTGCCGTTGGTTGCGCCCTCACCGGTATCCCAATTGTTATCGGTGAAAACGTTGTCGGCGTTGACAAAGAGTCGACTATCACCGGTGGCCGGATCAGAAAATCACCGGAACTTGACCGGCGCATCGATATCTATCTCCGCTACTTTGATGGCTATGGGGCGATCATTGTCCAGATGAACGTCGAGGACACCCGCAATGGTGTAGCCGAGTATGTTGCCGAAAAATATGGCAATAAGTGCATAATCGAATTGAAGTGGGGGCAGGGCGCCAAGAATATCGGCGGCGAAATCCAGGTCACCAGTCTTGACTACGCCCTCTTCCTGAAAGAGCGTGGCTATGTTGTTGATCCCAATCCGGCCTTACCGGAGGTACAGGAGGCTTTTGCCAAAGGCGCCATCAAGTCCTTTGCGCGGCATAGCCGTCTTGGCGGTACCAACCTCGACACCGTTGCCCTGGTGAAAGAAGACTTCATGAAGTCAGTTGATTACCTGCGCAGTCTTGGATTTGATCGCATTTCCTTGAAGACCGGTTCCTACGGCATGGAAGAACTGGCCATGGCCATCAAGTTCGCCTCCGAGGCGGGCCTCGACCTGCTGACCATCGACGGTTCCGGTGGTGGAACGGGTATGAGCCCCTGGAACATGATGCAGAGTTGGGGCGTCCCCTCCATAAACCTGCATGCCAAGGCTTACGAGTATGCCAGCATCCTGGCCGCCCAGGGCAAAAGGGTAGTCGATCTGTCCTTTGCCGGCGGTTTTGCCTTGGAAGACAGTATTTTCAAAGGTCTGGCCCTAGGCGCACCCTATGCCAAGATGATTTGTATGGGTCGGGGAATTATGATTCCGGGCTTCCTCGGCACCAACATCGAGGGTGCTCTCAATCCGGAGCGCAGGGCAGCGATTCACGGCAACTGGGACTCTCTGCCGAAGTCGGTCACCGATATTGGCCATACTCCTGAAGATATTTTTGCATCCTATTTCGATGTACAGAAGAAGATCGGCAAGGAAGAGATGAAGAAGATCCCCTATGGGGCCATTGCCATGTGGACCATGGCTGACAAGCTTGCCTGCGGCGTACAGCAGCTGCTTGCCGGTGCAAGGAAGTTTAACGTCTCCCAGATTACCCGCAACGACATTTATGCGGCCAACCGGGAAACCGCTCAGGAAACCGGGATCACCTACATAACCGATGCTAAAAACGAAAGCGCCAAGAACATCCTTCTTGGCTAGCTGTTAGGTATTGCCGCAAGAAATTTGTAAACCCACTCTTGCGGCAATAGATTTCTTCAATAAACACCGACTACCGGTTTGGCAGATTCCGAACCGGTAGCCGGGTCAAAACCTATCTTTATTTACCCCTGTACTTTAAACCAGAGAAGTTCCGCGACACCTTCCGAAACATTGCGCCACTGGCCCGGTATGTTTTTTTGCAGGAACACCGTATCCCCTGCATTGACCTGATGGATGTGGTTGTCGATAACCATCTCCAGCCGACCGCTGAGCAAATACCCTAATTCCTCGCCCTTGTGGGCGAAAAAGTGACCCGTCAGTTTTTTACCGGGATTGATTTTGATGACGACTGCCTCGATCCGGCTGTCGATATCGGGTGGCAGCAGCCAAAGTGCCTCGGCATCATCTTTCGAGAATTTTTCCAGGGCTGCCGTTGATCGCTGATCTGCCGGATAAACAAAGAGATTTTTTTCGAGACCATGGTCCTTGAAGAATGCCGAAACCTCAATGGTCAGACTTTCGGCTATGCGGAACAGCGCCGGCAGAGAAGGATAGATAAGATTTTTTTCCACCTGGGAAATGGTACTCGGCGTAACCCCGGTGAGGTCGGCAAGATGCTTCTGCGACAGGCCGCGCATCAGGCGGATGCTCTTGATTTTCGCCCCGAGGTCAAATTTGCCCTTAACCTGGCGTTGGCTCTCAAAAACAATGTCTGAGTCCTCGCAGATATATTCATGCTGCTCGTTGAGAAATTTCGAATTGCGTTTTTCAGCCTTGAGAATCTTCAGGGTGGATTTGCCACGCCGCACCGAGAGGTCAATGGCTACCTGGGCAATCTTATTGATATTTGCCTTCAAACGGTTGGAATGGGCGCCTTTTTCGATGAGCCAGTAGGCAATCGTTTCCAGTTCATAGAGGCGGGGACAGGTCTTGGCATAAAATTGCACAACCTGTTCCTCGCTGCCCCACAGGGTCTGCATACCGGTTAGGCTATCGATGATAAAGTGGACATCGCCCGCCATATTGCTATGCAAGCCATACATAGCCTCACCAACAAAGGTCGGATTGGTCGGATCGTTGACCTTGATAACCTGATAGGGCCAGAGTGCCCCATCTTTTTCATAAAACTTATTGAAGACCTCCGACCGGTCGCCCTTACCGTTGGTGAAGCA harbors:
- a CDS encoding GAF and ANTAR domain-containing protein; the encoded protein is MEKSNQQTYDHYIKALMDIGQAITSDLFLEDLFKLIVMVTAKVTGVEICSLWLIDDNENPPLVRLKATQSLDPVYMKDRALKLHEGVVGYVLSTQQPLLIGNVLENERFKEKEMARKLGLVSMVGVPLQGKEGKVIGVLNCFTKTPHEFSETDINMLTAVASQAAVAIHNTELIIKTRVIEQELKSRKIIEKAKEILMHRRNLNGEEAYRWIRKRSMDTRKSMLDIAEALVLSDEL
- a CDS encoding glutamate synthase-related protein gives rise to the protein MRFDKINDVLGTANRGNAAESGLCTLCRADCAGKCETWKSSLVGRKLLYPRDFGMVTAGANNTTHIGISYNSLRIQGYAYGSIGLGEGLTHNPDDCIFPNVDLTTEFGGKIKTKSRLPLMTGALGSTFIAAKYWDSFAVGCALTGIPIVIGENVVGVDKESTITGGRIRKSPELDRRIDIYLRYFDGYGAIIVQMNVEDTRNGVAEYVAEKYGNKCIIELKWGQGAKNIGGEIQVTSLDYALFLKERGYVVDPNPALPEVQEAFAKGAIKSFARHSRLGGTNLDTVALVKEDFMKSVDYLRSLGFDRISLKTGSYGMEELAMAIKFASEAGLDLLTIDGSGGGTGMSPWNMMQSWGVPSINLHAKAYEYASILAAQGKRVVDLSFAGGFALEDSIFKGLALGAPYAKMICMGRGIMIPGFLGTNIEGALNPERRAAIHGNWDSLPKSVTDIGHTPEDIFASYFDVQKKIGKEEMKKIPYGAIAMWTMADKLACGVQQLLAGARKFNVSQITRNDIYAANRETAQETGITYITDAKNESAKNILLG
- a CDS encoding helix-turn-helix domain-containing protein gives rise to the protein MKKKRVSSGIAELDRLLGDLYIGDNVLWYEDAGSFSAVFCLHFIKESLARKKPLIYVTFDRSPKNVVSFLGPLAESQNLTILDCFTNGKGDRSEVFNKFYEKDGALWPYQVIKVNDPTNPTFVGEAMYGLHSNMAGDVHFIIDSLTGMQTLWGSEEQVVQFYAKTCPRLYELETIAYWLIEKGAHSNRLKANINKIAQVAIDLSVRRGKSTLKILKAEKRNSKFLNEQHEYICEDSDIVFESQRQVKGKFDLGAKIKSIRLMRGLSQKHLADLTGVTPSTISQVEKNLIYPSLPALFRIAESLTIEVSAFFKDHGLEKNLFVYPADQRSTAALEKFSKDDAEALWLLPPDIDSRIEAVVIKINPGKKLTGHFFAHKGEELGYLLSGRLEMVIDNHIHQVNAGDTVFLQKNIPGQWRNVSEGVAELLWFKVQG